GAGTGTACCTGGCGTTAAAGTAATAAGACATGATAACACGGTAACTTCCCATTCTTTTTTAAGCTTAATGTCCATTGCAAAAATACCGGGTTGTATATTTAATTTCGGCTGCATAATTTGTCCCATTACTTCAACACTCGAAAGAATAAGTTCTTTTAAAAAGATGACTATCAATTTCAAGATGGCCATAACGCCAATAAAATAAAATCTTGACGGGAAGAAATTACGTAATAAAAATAGTATACCTAACCCGATCACATAGCCGCTGACTAATCCTGACACTGTCCACGCATTATTCAAGAACATCCAGATAACCGCAATAATAAGGTTAATAATTAGTTGAAATGACATTTTTCATTACTCCTTTAACACGGCATCAATATAAATTTCAGGCTGCAATAAAGTCTCTGCTGCTGTGGCAACCAAAGGATATAAAGCCTGAGCACCTAATCCAAGAAAGACAGATACCGCAACTAAGATAGCACAAGGAAACAGTAAACCTTTTGTAGTACCATA
This DNA window, taken from Alteribacillus bidgolensis, encodes the following:
- a CDS encoding Na+/H+ antiporter subunit E encodes the protein MSFQLIINLIIAVIWMFLNNAWTVSGLVSGYVIGLGILFLLRNFFPSRFYFIGVMAILKLIVIFLKELILSSVEVMGQIMQPKLNIQPGIFAMDIKLKKEWEVTVLSCLITLTPGTLVVDVSPDNKTLYIHAMHLPDVEKAKSDIKNTFEKAIQGVSR